In Gossypium raimondii isolate GPD5lz chromosome 12, ASM2569854v1, whole genome shotgun sequence, a single window of DNA contains:
- the LOC105765695 gene encoding purple acid phosphatase 17: protein MGNQCQWHLWFVLAITCFVSQNYVAGELERVHLKAQPRNGNSSKGDGFLGFLVVGDWGRKGAFNQSRVAFQMGKIGEKLKIDFVVSTGDNFYDNGLNSQHDPAFLQSFTNIYKSKSLQTHWFSVLGNHDYRGDAEAQFSPFLRQIDSRWFCLRSFIVNADLAEIIFVDTTPLVKSYFLNSDNHTYDWRGIIPRKRYITNLLKDVECALRESTAKWTIVVGHHAIRSIGFHGDTEELVNYLLPILKANNVDFYINGHDHCLQHISDTNGRMEFLTSGAGSKAWRGDMKKQRREGLRFFYDGQGFMSLQLSQFDAHIAFYDAYGTVLHTWNVWKPIFHSSM, encoded by the exons ATGGGTAATCAATGTCAATGGCATCTGTGGTTTGTGTTGGCGATAACATGCTTTGTGAGTCAAAATTATGTAGCAGGGGAGCTTGAGAGAGTTCATCTGAAGGCGCAGCCGAGGAACGGCAACAGCAGCAAAGGCGATGGTTTCCTTGGCTTTTTGGTGGTCGGTGATTGGGGTAGAAAAGGGGCTTTTAATCAATCACGAGTTGCATTCCAG ATGGGAAAGATCggagaaaaattaaagatagaTTTTGTGGTATCGACGGGAGATAATTTTTATGACAATGGGTTGAACAGCCAACATGACCCTGCGTTCCTACAATCCTTCACTAATATTTACAAATCCAAGAGCCTGCAAACCCACTGGTTCAGCG TTTTGGGGAACCATGATTATAGGGGTGATGCAGAGGCTCAATTCAGTCCTTTTCTCCGACAAATTGACTCCAGATGGTTTTGTTTACGATCCTTCATCGTCAATGCTG ATTTGGCTGAGATCATCTTTGTGGATACCACACCTTTGGTGAAGagttattttctaaactcagacaATCACACTTATGACTGGCGCGGTATAATACCTCGCAAACGCTACATTACAAATCTATTGAAG GATGTGGAGTGTGCATTGAGAGAATCAACCGCAAAATGGACGATAGTTGTAGGACACCATGCAATTAGAAGCATTGGGTTCCATGGTGACACCGAGGAACTCGTAAACTACCTCCTCCCTATTCTCAAGGCTAACAACGTTGATTTTTACATCAACGGCCATGATCATTGCCTGCAACACATCAGTGACACTAACGG CCGCATGGAGTTCCTAACAAGTGGAGCAGGGTCCAAGGCATGGAGGGGAGACATGAAGAAACAAAGGAGAGAGGGACTAAGGTTCTTCTATGATGGCCAAGGCTTTATGTCTCTTCAATTGTCCCAATTTGATGCCCACATTGCCTTTTATGATGCTTACGGCACCGTTTTGCATACTTGGAATGTGTGGAAACCCATTTTTCACTCAtccatgtaa